A DNA window from Branchiostoma lanceolatum isolate klBraLanc5 chromosome 17, klBraLanc5.hap2, whole genome shotgun sequence contains the following coding sequences:
- the LOC136423076 gene encoding uncharacterized protein isoform X1: protein MVQEFHVIRCFSCETFQVHQVKKSKKWNCKLCGAKQSVRKEYGRGTGADCRRHVQKLNMMRGTLDSAPPACEDSEEEWQESTEDATAAQYDYTDDGLQHSKWEKFVASSDLKPDDKDPSDSEDAQFTTDKNRFQQKKRKGKRQGERTQTYDRQGKRQRCQVTVPDVSARSSLVQTSFTDWQLPTTEQESCPMFEGERGYSKNTSHNVSYQGQNQGFTESYTEPQTTGNPAWQQLHTTSSCYIQQSHTTYVTHKSQHRDFKEDENVQSQTAAHSARQHFHTTNFTHSREALPDSLKRKVEESGEDKSIRNEESWDDVKAADNKKVDRRKRHLPRQGQQSLSSSSMPSSKWSKFTSKPVNIENDTDDDESVQVENFSIRQNDSSKLESLSTQYSAKEGDIGQHSRCLKGELGGCQGDDPAFQRYNQPMAKPPCDPQDGVNTRMTFDVQNSGEVSELRTAGFCTGEDLDDVLGEDIWDV from the exons ATGGTGCAAGAGTTCCACGTCATTCGGTGTTTTTCTTGTGAGACCTTCCAAGTTCACCAG GTTAAAAAGAGCAAGAAGTGGAACTGCAAGTTGTGCGGAGCAAAACAGTCCGTCAGAAAG GAATATGGTCGTGGTACCGGAGCAGACTGCAGGAGACATGTACAGAAACTGAACATGATGAGAGGCACTCTCGACTCCGCACCGCCTGCCTGTGAGGACTCAGAAGAGGAGTGGCAGGAAAGTACAGAAGACGCTACAGCTGCACAG tATGACTACACTGATGATGGCCTGCAGCACAGTAAATGGGAGAAGTTTGTGGCCTCCTCAGACTTGAAGCCAGATGACAAGGATCCTTCTGACTCTGAAGACGCCCAGTTTACAACCGACAAGAACAGAttccaacagaaaaaaaggaaaggaaaacgACAAGGAGAAAG AACACAGACTTATGACAGACAAGGCAAAAGACAGCGCTGCCAG gtTACAGTTCCAGATGTGTCTGCTAGGTCATCACTTGTCCAGACCAGCTTCACAGATTGGCAGCTTCCAACAACTGAACAAGAGAGTTGTCCAATGTTTGAGGGAGAAAGAGGTTATTCTAAGAACACTTCACACAACGTTTCGTACCAAGGTCAGAACCAGGGCTTCACAGAGAGCTACACAGAACCTCAAACCACAGGGAACCCAGCATGGCAACAGTTACATACAACATCGTCATGTTACATACAGCAGTCACATACAACATATGTGACACACAAAAGTCAACATCGAGACTTCAAAGAGGATGAAAACGTACAATCACAAACCGCAGCGCACTCAGCAAGGCAACATTTCCATACAACAAACTTTACACACTCCAGAGAAGCACTGCCAGACTCCCTGAAAAGAAAAGTGGAAGAAAGCGGGGAAGACAAATCAATCAGAAATGAAGAGAGTTGGGACGACGTAAAAGCTGCCGACAACAAAAAAGTGGACAGACGAAAGCGACATTTGCCCAGACAAGGGCAGCAGTCATTGTCCTCTAGTTCAATGCCAAGTTCAAAATGGAGCAAGTTCACTAGCAAACCTGTTAACATAGAGAatgatactgatgatgatgagtctgTACAGGTAGAGAACTTCTCCATCAGGCAAAATGATAGCTCCAAACTTGAAAGTTTGAGTACACAATATTCTGCAAAAGAAGGTGACATAGGACAGCATAGCAGGTGTTTGAAAGGGGAGTTGGGTGGTTGCCAAGGTGATGACCCCGCCTTTCAAAGATACAATCAGCCAATGGCAAAGCCCCCCTGTGACCCACAGGATGGTGTGAACACCAGGATGACTTTTGATGTGCAGAACTCAGGAGAAGTATCGGAGCTAAGAACAGCTGGGTTCTGTACCGGAGAGGACCTGGACGATGTACTGGGAGAGGACATTTGGGACGTGTGA
- the LOC136423076 gene encoding MRN complex-interacting protein-like isoform X2 — MVQEFHVIRCFSCETFQVHQVKKSKKWNCKLCGAKQSVRKEYGRGTGADCRRHVQKLNMMRGTLDSAPPACEDSEEEWQESTEDATAAQYDYTDDGLQHSKWEKFVASSDLKPDDKDPSDSEDAQFTTDKNRFQQKKRKGKRQGERLQFQMCLLGHHLSRPASQIGSFQQLNKRVVQCLREKEVILRTLHTTFRTKVRTRASQRATQNLKPQGTQHGNSYIQHRHVTYSSHIQHM; from the exons ATGGTGCAAGAGTTCCACGTCATTCGGTGTTTTTCTTGTGAGACCTTCCAAGTTCACCAG GTTAAAAAGAGCAAGAAGTGGAACTGCAAGTTGTGCGGAGCAAAACAGTCCGTCAGAAAG GAATATGGTCGTGGTACCGGAGCAGACTGCAGGAGACATGTACAGAAACTGAACATGATGAGAGGCACTCTCGACTCCGCACCGCCTGCCTGTGAGGACTCAGAAGAGGAGTGGCAGGAAAGTACAGAAGACGCTACAGCTGCACAG tATGACTACACTGATGATGGCCTGCAGCACAGTAAATGGGAGAAGTTTGTGGCCTCCTCAGACTTGAAGCCAGATGACAAGGATCCTTCTGACTCTGAAGACGCCCAGTTTACAACCGACAAGAACAGAttccaacagaaaaaaaggaaaggaaaacgACAAGGAGAAAG gtTACAGTTCCAGATGTGTCTGCTAGGTCATCACTTGTCCAGACCAGCTTCACAGATTGGCAGCTTCCAACAACTGAACAAGAGAGTTGTCCAATGTTTGAGGGAGAAAGAGGTTATTCTAAGAACACTTCACACAACGTTTCGTACCAAGGTCAGAACCAGGGCTTCACAGAGAGCTACACAGAACCTCAAACCACAGGGAACCCAGCATGGCAACAGTTACATACAACATCGTCATGTTACATACAGCAGTCACATACAACATATGTGA